A genomic window from Gossypium hirsutum isolate 1008001.06 chromosome D10, Gossypium_hirsutum_v2.1, whole genome shotgun sequence includes:
- the LOC107930307 gene encoding uncharacterized protein — translation MRVSIGSYNTPLSFVTPICSRPSGGGLISISSPSHSPPALRLSSFPGLRFCGGRKISVGARAGVNGASETTSFEPYLEEMDVVTFLDPPNYLIPLDPGSYNPAAYLWKKIEDIPEERRHRLLQLLNPRLISIAWEIAGTRYHDPKFVKKTDSNIRFNKDAAIPFHVYNCRTSGGPFLIAWLKFFKKTIFYGNNGKTYGRFSSGSIVAQFANQLCPLYFEVTQMKEVMSTEQPCDLAYEFGDGLFDLDEFPSGFPKPVKHPYPFSDEVVIYIRHMGPGVLVGQAWQEGKELDQVPQKLCGEILMVKEYNPLEN, via the exons ATGAGGGTTTCTATAGGAAGCTATAACACTCCGTTATCTTTTGTGACGCCTATTTGCTCGAGACCAAGCGGCGGAGGCCTGATTTCAATCAGCTCACCGTCACACTCACCGCCGGCTCTTCGCCTATCCTCGTTTCCAG GTCTAAGATTTTGCGGTGGAAGGAAGATTTCAGTTGGAGCTAGAGCAGGGGTGAATGGAGCTTCGGAGACGACGTCGTTTGAACCTTACTTGGAAGAAATGGATGTCGTCACGTTTCTTGATCCTCCTAACTATTTGATTCCTTTGGATCCTGGTTCTTATAATCCAGCTGCCTATCTCTG GAAAAAAATTGAAGACATACCAGAGGAAAGACGTCATCGATTGCTGCAATTACTTAATCCGAG GCTTATTTCAATAGCTTGGGAGATAGCTGGCACACGATACCATGACCCAAAGTTTGTCAAGAAAACTGATTCCAACATTCGTTTTAATAAAGACGCTGCAATTCCGTTTCATGTCTATAACTGCAGAACCAGTGGAG GTCCATTTCTTATTGCTTGGTTGAAATTCTTCAAGAAG ACTATATTTTATGGCAATAATGGGAAGACATATGGCCGTTTTTCCA GTGGATCAATTGTGGCTCAGTTTGCAAATCAGTTATGCCCCTTGTATTTTGAGGTGACTCAAATGAAAGAAGTAATGTCAACTGAACAGCCCTGTGATTTGGCATATGAGTTCGGGGATGGCCTCTTCGATCTCGATGAATTTCCAAGTGGCTTCCCAAAGCCAG TGAAACATCCATATCCGTTCAGTGATGAGGTTGTGATATACATCCGGCATATGGGACCTGGTGTTTTGGTAGGGCAGGCGTGGCAGGAAGGTAAAGAATTAGACCAAGTGCCACAAAAGTTATGCGGGGAGATTTTGATGGTAAAAGAATACAATCCTTTGGAAAATTAG
- the LOC107930374 gene encoding exocyst complex component EXO84B, which yields MATAKAKTGRSTRPTAPPKENGAKIEESLNVFKSDDFDADAFVQSKCSLDDKEIRQLCSYLLDLKRASAEEMRKSVYANYPAFIRTSKEISDLEGELSSIRNLLSTQATLIHSLAEGVHIDLSSPKASEDPTANGFLNIEDNEPSDLEKWSVQFPDLLDVLLAEKRVDEALAALDEGQRAVAEGKEKNSLSSEALASLETAIIECKQKLADQLAEAACQPSTHGAELRAAILALKKLGDGPRAHTLLLNAHFQRYQYNMLSLHPSSTSYGGAYTAALSQLVFSAIAQAASDSMRIFGEEPAYTSELVMWATKQTEAFALLVKRHALASSAAAGGLRAAAECVQIALGHCSLLEARGLALCPVLLKLFRPSVEQALNANLKRIEESTAALAAADDWVLTYPPGGTRQSGWPSSASVGNTTIFQHKLTSSAHRFNSMVQDFFEDVGPLLSMELGGQTLEGLFRVFDSYVNMLIKALPGLMDEETNFEDTGNKIVRMAETEAQQIALLANASLLADELLPRAAMKLSPNLASYKDDQCRRTSDRQNRHPEQREWKRRLVSSVERLKNKFCQQHALDLIFTEEGDSHFTAEMYINMDSTTDEVEWFPSLIFQELYAKLNRMASLAADMFVGRERFATSLLMRLTESVIICLSEDQSFWDDIEEGPRPLGPLGLRQLYLDIKFVIGFASQGRYLSRNLHRVVKEIITKAMAAFAATGMDPNSVLPNDDWFDEICQDAIERLSGKPKPEPERDLNSPTASVSAQSISSVRSHGSY from the exons ATGGCGACGGCGAAGGCGAAAACGGGACGATCCACGCGACCAACGGCGCCGCCGAAAGAAAACGGCGCGAAGATCGAGGAAAGCCTTAACGTTTTCAAATCCGATGATTTCGACGCCGATGCTTTTGTTCAGTCCAAGTGTTCTCTCGACGACAAG GAAATAAGACAATTATGTTCGTATCTGTTGGATTTGAAGAGAGCTTCTGCTGAAGAAATGCGTAAAAGTGTGTATGCTAATTACCCCGCCTTTATACG CACATCtaaggagatatctgatttagAGGGAGAGCTTTCATCTATAAGAAATTTGCTGTCAACACAAGCAACATTGATTCATAGTTTGGCTGAGGGAGTTCACATAGATTTGTCTTCTCCTAAAGCTTCTGAAGATCCTACAGCTAATGGCTTCTTAAATATTGAAGATAATGAGCCTTCAGATCTGGAGAAATGGTCAGTCCAATTCCCTGATCTCCTGGATGTTTTGTTAGCTGAGAAGAGAGTAGATGAAGCTCTGGCAGCACTTGATGAAGGACAGCGTGCGGTAGCCGAAGGGAAGGAAAAAAATTCATTGAGTTCTGAGGCACTTGCATCTCTAGAGACTGCCATTATAGAGTGCAAGCAAAAGTTGGCTGACCAGCTTGCTGAGGCTGCTTGTCAACCCTCTACTCACGGTGCTGAACTTCGTGCAGCAATATTAGCTCTTAAAAAGCTTGGTGATGGACCACGTGCTCATACTTTGCTCCTTAATGCACATTTCCAAAGATATCAATATAACATGCTTAGCCTTCACCCATCAAGCACCTCATATGGAGGAGCATATACTGCTGCTCTCTCGCAGTTGGTGTTTTCTGCCATTGCTCAAGCTGCTAGTGATTCCATGCGTATTTTTGGTGAGGAACCTGCTTATACTTCGGAGCTTGTAATGTGGGCTACAAAGCAAACAGAGGCTTTTGCCCTTCTTGTTAAAAGACATGCATTGGCTTCTTCAGCAGCTGCTGGTGGTCTAAGGGCTGCTGCAGAATGTGTTCAGATAGCTTTAGGTCATTGCTCATTGTTGGAAGCACGTGGCTTGGCACTTTGTCCTGTGCTTTTGAAACTCTTTAGACCTAGTGTTGAGCAGGCGCTCAATGCTAATCTGAAAAGAATTGAAGAAAGCACTGCAGCTTTGGCTGCTGCTGATGATTGGGTGCTAACCTATCCCCCAGGTGGTACTAGGCAATCTGGCTGGCCCTCTAGTGCATCCGTTGGTAATACAACAATATTTCAACATAAACTTACGAGTAGTGCTCATCGATTCAATTCAATGGTCCAG GATTTCTTCGAGGATGTTGGACCACTATTAAGCATGGAGTTGGGAGGGCAAACACTGGAAGGTTTGTTTCGAGTGTTTGACTCATATGTAAATATGCTCATTAAAGCATTGCCGGGTTTGATGGATGAAGAAACGAATTTTGAGGATACTGGAAATAAAATTGTTCGAATGGCTGAGACTGAGGCCCAACAAATTGCATTGCTAGCAAATGCATCATTGTTGGCAGATGAACTTCTTCCACGAGCAGCCATGAAGCTGTCCCCAAATCTGGCTAGTTACAAGGATGACCAATGTAGAAGAACTTCAGATAGGCAAAACCGTCATCCTGAGCAACGAGAATGGAAGAGGCGCCTTGTGAGTTCAGTTGAGAGACTAAAGAATAAGTTTTGTCAACAACATGCCCTAGATCTCATTTTCACAGAAGAGGGTGATAGCCATTTTACTGCAGAAATGTACATCAATATGGATAGTACTACAGATGAGGTGGAATGGTTCCCATCTCTAATATTTCAG GAACTCTATGCAAAACTAAACAGGATGGCTAGCCTGGCAGCAGATATGTTTGTAGGAAGGGAAAGATTTGCTACATCGCTATTGATGCGGCTCACCGAATCTGTCATCATATGTCTTTCCGAAGATCAAAGCTTTTGGGATGATATTGAGGAAGGACCAAGACCTTTAGGTCCACTTGGATTACGACAG CTGTATTTGGATATAAAATTCGTCATAGGCTTTGCTTCCCAAGGTCGCTACCTATCTAGGAATTTGCATAGAGTTGTCAAAGAAATAATCACTAAAGCAATGGCTGCATTTGCTGCTACCGGGATGGATCCAAATAG CGTGCTGCCCAATGACGACTGGTTTGACGAGATATGTCAAGATGCAATAGAAAGATTAAGTGGAAAACCAAAACCCGAGCCCGAGCGGGATCTAAACAGTCCCACCGCCTCGGTTTCAGCACAATCTATCTCATCTGTTAGATCACATGGGAGTTACTAG
- the LOC107930373 gene encoding receptor-like protein kinase: MMKGNFLLPLTLLLCFLFLEQNTGLVVYALNSDGETLLSLLPHWSALPSSLTSSWNASDPNPCKWVGVECDSKTHNVLTLNLTNFAISGQLPPQIGALHHLNTLDLSNNRFFGPIPSALANCSSLQYLDLSNNELIGPIPNTFNSLQKLNYLNLFSNSLSGEIPETLFHVTGLEYVYLNNNNLSGSIPMNVGNLSELVALYLYDNGLIGTIPESIGNCSELQELLLDGNYFVGGLPSSIMNLQNLMSLYLSHNSFNGEIPSPTKCKNLSVLDLSFNSFNGGIPPGLANCSSLTELVIVHSNLTGYIPSSLGLLDQLLKLDLSENHLYGEIPFQLGKCKSLKQLLLYDNQLKGEIPNELGMLSELNDLELFMNHLSGEIPISIWRIPSLEYLLVYKNNLTGELPLEITEFKQLKNISLYDNCFFGAIPQNLGINASLQQLDFTNNMFSGTIPPFLCFGKKLTVLNLGQNQLTGSVTDDIGGCKTLWRLILKQNNLNGVLPEFAENTNLVHMDISENNISGPIPSSLGNCRNLTSINLSMNRFTGFIPSELSNLVDLQTLNVSHNLLQGSLPSQLSNCGRLLEFDVGFNSLNGLIPNALTSWKQLSTLILSENRFTGGIPSFLLELEMLSELQLGGNPFGGSIPSSIGAMKNLIYGLNLSSNGLTGEIPSELRNLFKLVRLDLSNNNLTGTLTVLDGMDSLVEVNVSYNHFSGPIPTTMMRFVNLSPSSFLGNPGLCIYCLSSGEETCPTSNYLNPCNEMKNQRGLTKLQVAMIALGSSLLVVALLVVASTFIFCRIKKQEHEICVEEGASTLLNKVMEATENLNERYIIGRGAHGVVYRASLSPGSDFAVKKINVAKHKGGNRSMVREIETIGKVKHRNLVRLEDFWLRKDYGLLLYRYMQNGSLHDVLHNNNDHTTNEAQILKWSARYRIALGTAHGLEYLHYDCDPGIVHRDIKPENILLDSDMEPHISDFGSAKLLDESVASEPSMVVAGTVGHIAPENAFRTTWSKEADVYSYGVVLLELITGKRALDPSFMGETDIVGWVRSILSGEIETEIGRIVDSRIVDELVEWEVREQVIDLVLVALRCTEKEPSRRPAMRDVVRQLLNTKHPRKSKRQS, from the exons ATGATGAAAGGTAACTTTCTCTTGCCATTAACCTTGCTCTTGTGTTTCTTGTTTTTAGAACAAAACACTGGTCTTGTTGTTTATGCTTTGAATTCTGATGGGGAAACCCTGTTGTCTTTGTTACCTCACTGGTCAGCCTTACCTTCTTCTTTAACCTCTTCATGGAATGCTTCTGATCCAAATCCATGCAAATGGGTTGGTGTTGAATGTGATTCTAAAACCCATAACGTCCTTACACTTAACCTTACAAACTTTGCCATTTCAGGCCAATTGCCACCTCAAATTGGTGCTTTACACCATTTGAACACCCTTGATTTGAGCAACAATAGGTTCTTTGGTCCAATACCCTCAGCTTTGGCCAATTGTAGTTCCCTTCAATACTTGGATTTGTCTAACAATGAACTCATTGGACCAATACCTAATACTTTCAATTCCTTGCAAAAGCTGAATTACTTGAACTTGTTTTCCAATTCCTTGAGTGGTGAAATACCAGAAACATTGTTTCATGTTACTGGTTTGGAGTACGTGTATTTGAATAATAACAACTTGAGTGGTTCAATACCTATGAATGTTGGTAACTTGAGCGAGCTTGTAGCTTTATATTTGTATGATAATGGGTTGATAGGTACCATACCAGAGTCAATAGGGAACTGTAGTGAACTACAAGAACTTCTTTTAGATGGGAACTATTTTGTTGGGGGTTTGCCTTCCAGTATTATGAATCTCCAGAACTTAATGTCTTTGTATTTGAGTCACAATAGTTTCAATGGTGAAATCCCAAGTCCTACCAAGTGTAAAAATTTGAGTGTTTTGGATTTATCATTCAATAGTTTCAATGGGGGGATACCACCAGGGTTAGCCAATTGTAGCAGCTTGACTGAGCTGGTTATTGTACATAGTAACTTAACAGGTTATATTCCTTCTTCATTAGGCTTATTAGATCAGCTTTTAAAGCTTGATCTTTCTGAAAACCATTTATATGGTGAAATCCCATTTCAGCTTGGGAAATGTAAGTCTTTGAAACAGTTATTATTGTATGAtaatcaactcaaaggtgaaatcCCAAATGAATTAGGGATGTTAAGTGAGTTGAATGATCTTGAGTTGTTTATGAACCATTTGAGTGGTGAGATTCCTATTAGTATTTGGAGGATTCCAAGCTTAGAGTATTTACTTGTTTATAAGAACAACCTAACAGGGGAATTGCCTTTAGAGATCACTGAGTTCAAGCAATTGAAAAACATTTCGTTGTACGATAATTGTTTCTTCGGGGCCATACCTCAGAATTTGGGGATTAATGCTAGTTTACAGCAGTTGGATTTCACAAACAATATGTTCAGTGGTACAATCCCTCCATTTCTTTGCTTTGGAAAGAAGTTAACGGTGTTGAATTTGGGTCAAAATCAGCTTACCGGCAGTGTAACCGATGATATCGGAGGCTGTAAAACTCTGTGGAGATTGATCCTTAAGCAGAATAACCTCAACGGTGTGCTGCCCGAGTTTGcagagaatacaaatcttgtacACATGGATATTAGTGAAAATAACATCTCCGGTCCAATTCCATCCAGCTTGGGGAACTGTAGAAATCTTACTTCTATAAATTTGTCCATGAATCGGTTCACGGGATTTATACCTTCGGAGTTAAGCAACCTAGTAGATCTTCAGACTTTGAATGTTTCTCACAACCTTTTACAAGGTTCTTTGCCATCTCAGTTGTCAAATTGTGGCAGATTGTTAGAGTTCGACGTGGGGTTTAATTCGCTGAATGGTTTGATTCCAAATGCTTTGACAAGCTGGAAACAGCTGTCAACTCTTATTCTGAGTGAAAACCGATTTACAGGTGGCATTCCGTCTTTCTTGTTGGAACTCGAAATGCTTTCGGAGCTGCAGCTCGGGGGAAATCCGTTTGGAGGTAGTATTCCTTCGTCGATTGGAGCTATGAAGAATCTGATTTATGGCTTGAATTTGAGCAGCAATGGTTTGACTGGAGAGATTCCGTCGGAGCTAAGAAATCTGTTCAAGCTGGTTAGATTGGATTTATCTAATAATAATCTAACAGGGACTTTAACAGTTCTTGATGGAATGGATTCCTTGGTTGAGGTCAATGTTTCCTACAATCACTTCAGCGGTCCAATACCGACAACAATGATGCGTTTCGTGAACTTGTCCCCATCATCTTTCCTCGGCAATCCTGGGTTATGCATTTATTGTCTTTCATCAGGTGAGGAAACTTGTCCTACAAGCAATTACCTTAATCCTTGTAATGAAATGAAAAATCAAAGGGGCCTTACCAAATTGCAAGTTGCAATGATAGCCCTCGGTTCGTCTCTACTCGTTGTGGCACTCCTAGTTGTGGCTTCGACATTCATTTTCTGCAGGATAAAAAAGCAAGAACATGAGATCTGTGTCGAAGAAGGCGCATCGACCTTATTGAACAAAGTGATGGAAGCTACCGAGAATCTAAATGAGAGGTATATTATCGGCAGAGGAGCACATGGAGTCGTTTATAGAGCATCATTGAGTCCAGGGAGTGATTTTGCTGTAAAAAAGATCAATGTAGCAAAGCATAAAGGAGGAAACCGAAGCATGGTTCGAGAGATCGAAACTATTGGGAAAGTTAAGCATCGAAACCTGGTGAGATTAGAAGATTTTTGGTTGAGAAAAGATTATGGATTACTCTTATACAGGTACATGCAAAATGGGAGCCTACATGATGTTTTACATAATAATAATGATCATACAACAAATGAGGCACAAATCCTGAAATGGAGTGCTCGGTATAGAATAGCACTAGGAACGGCTCATGGGTTGGAATATCTCCATTATGATTGTGATCCCGGTATAGTTCATCGAGACATCAAGCCGGAAAACATCCTCCTCGACTCCGATATGGAACCGCATATCTCCGATTTTGGAAGTGCTAAGCTCCTCGACGAGTCTGTGGCTTCAGAACCGTCGATGGTAGTTGCGGGCACGGTTGGACATATAGCTCCAG AAAATGCATTCAGAACAACATGGAGCAAAGAAGCGGATGTGTATAGCTATGGGGTGGTTTTGCTCGAGCTGATAACCGGGAAGAGGGCATTGGATCCATCATTTATGGGGGAGACCGATATCGTGGGGTGGGTCAGATCAATTTTGAGCGGCGAAATCGAAACCGAAATCGGGAGGATCGTGGATTCGAGGATTGTGGATGAGTTGGtggaatgggaagtgagggagcAGGTTATTGATTTGGTTTTGGTAGCTTTGAGATGTACTGAAAAGGAGCCAAGCAGAAGACCTGCAATGAGAGATGTTGTGAGGCAGCTCTTAAACACCAAACACCCTAGAAAGTCTAAACGTCAGAGCTAA